The Microbacterium luteum genome includes a region encoding these proteins:
- a CDS encoding DUF2207 domain-containing protein, producing the protein MENPGSSDAPPADRVDDTRPRPTPLWALLSRWLLATEAWLRSHGGARLRWTLRGGWALVAAVGVLLLVGPVINPPLTLDDLLDSAESATDSWIAREFDAAYTLLPQSDGHLDAEVTETITALFPDDLDRSTIARTLPTQYEGHDLRTEVIEVTLDGVAVAPAVRDTGDQLRVQVDAGHELSGDHTLVLRYRLHDLAFSGIDAATGRDADIVEWSVLGPDWPHGMAVLNVSVTLPEHLDSELVRSPRGAAAWSLVGGGEWLEPEADSPPSSVTYAFTLEQNMPPHSQAWFTLVFPAGTIAMPPPSPLFLVQSFGPLVPLAILLVSLLFALAARAVAWSDARGRPWYVAQHDPPEGVDVRTAAQLLGAVRTRELALAIDRLGGGRRAEHLAAVGRAAARTGRFGDRFRAAAAFRLDPARGAQLREGYRRIPRGFVRDAFLCAPPALSLLQLGLVRQLSHQATLAIVWWPVAFVALSLVLTAAIFWIALSARPLTRRGALARQHLLGVRLQAERTELIARSPLTDRGFPYAVLTGDPRPTGEVVFARVADELGADDLRRWRTRDFLTWPRLLIRVLAVFVVVGAVGVIAIVPNPYERGGTSASWDFAAAGTLYTQVSAVDIAARIELVAGEPVLVVTERVDVTFEEGAARVPQFAQRFPAEVDGQDIGFEVAAVRVDGDAVDYSASRVGAQTEVSTALPRVLEGEHTVEIAYAIEHPVTVGVGSPVSGHDEETVQRIRWSALLDGWESGWGHPSAPSARVSIAIPDDLAETALSAGWLREDPDTAEEARDWRESGFPFGTAVEELERGLPDSDASGTLTEEQITEGSVVTHVLETAEGEYGYPTSGTYSGLGVLLEFPAGSFTVDRAGWTQHRLSQVFPIVLVGVLTAAALALAVLAAVVVRVRRSRRFSRGTFREAMWVLPPAFAVAALIVFFWATADMPSDWREFPALAGGALTAIAASVAGWILVRPEASRARARTDADVRAE; encoded by the coding sequence GTGGAGAACCCCGGATCCTCCGACGCGCCCCCCGCGGATCGCGTCGACGACACGCGCCCTCGCCCGACGCCGCTGTGGGCGCTGCTGTCGCGCTGGCTCCTGGCGACGGAGGCATGGTTGCGGTCGCACGGCGGCGCGCGGCTGCGCTGGACGCTGCGCGGCGGCTGGGCGCTGGTCGCCGCAGTGGGCGTGCTCCTCCTGGTGGGTCCCGTCATCAACCCGCCGTTGACGCTGGATGACCTGCTCGATTCCGCTGAGAGCGCGACCGACAGCTGGATCGCCCGCGAGTTCGACGCCGCCTACACGCTGCTGCCGCAGAGCGACGGCCATCTGGATGCCGAGGTCACCGAGACCATCACGGCGCTCTTTCCCGACGACCTCGATCGATCGACGATCGCGCGCACGCTGCCGACGCAGTACGAGGGGCATGATCTGCGCACGGAGGTCATCGAGGTGACGCTCGACGGCGTGGCGGTGGCACCCGCGGTGCGTGACACCGGCGATCAGCTGCGCGTGCAGGTCGATGCCGGCCACGAGCTGTCCGGTGATCACACCCTCGTGCTGCGCTATCGCCTCCACGACCTCGCCTTTTCGGGGATCGACGCGGCGACGGGCCGCGACGCCGACATCGTCGAGTGGAGCGTGCTCGGTCCGGACTGGCCGCACGGCATGGCGGTGTTGAACGTGAGCGTCACGCTGCCCGAGCACCTCGATTCCGAGCTCGTGCGCAGCCCGCGAGGGGCGGCCGCGTGGAGCCTCGTCGGCGGCGGGGAGTGGCTGGAGCCGGAAGCGGACTCCCCGCCGTCGAGCGTGACGTACGCGTTCACGCTCGAGCAGAACATGCCCCCGCACTCGCAGGCATGGTTCACCCTCGTCTTCCCCGCCGGCACCATCGCGATGCCTCCGCCCTCGCCCCTCTTCCTCGTCCAGTCGTTCGGCCCTCTCGTTCCGCTCGCGATCCTTCTCGTCTCGCTCCTGTTCGCCCTTGCCGCGCGGGCGGTCGCCTGGAGCGATGCCCGAGGGCGGCCGTGGTACGTCGCTCAGCACGATCCGCCGGAGGGCGTGGATGTGCGCACCGCGGCTCAGCTTCTGGGTGCGGTCCGCACGCGCGAACTCGCCCTCGCGATCGATCGCCTCGGTGGCGGCCGCCGCGCCGAGCACCTGGCGGCGGTGGGGCGTGCGGCTGCGCGGACCGGCCGGTTCGGCGACCGCTTCCGGGCGGCGGCGGCTTTCCGGCTCGATCCCGCCCGCGGCGCGCAGCTGAGGGAGGGATACCGCCGCATCCCCCGAGGGTTCGTGCGCGACGCGTTCCTGTGTGCTCCGCCGGCTCTGTCACTCCTGCAGCTGGGACTGGTCCGGCAGCTCTCCCACCAGGCCACGCTCGCGATCGTGTGGTGGCCGGTCGCCTTCGTCGCCCTCTCGCTCGTGCTCACCGCGGCCATCTTCTGGATCGCGCTGTCGGCGCGCCCGCTGACTCGTCGGGGGGCCCTCGCTCGACAGCATCTGCTGGGCGTGCGTCTTCAGGCCGAACGAACCGAGCTGATCGCGCGCTCTCCGCTGACCGATCGAGGTTTTCCCTACGCCGTCCTCACCGGTGATCCGAGGCCGACCGGCGAGGTCGTCTTCGCGCGCGTGGCCGACGAGCTCGGCGCCGACGATCTCCGGCGTTGGCGCACGCGCGACTTCCTGACCTGGCCGAGGCTTCTCATCCGCGTCCTGGCGGTCTTCGTCGTCGTCGGCGCCGTGGGCGTGATCGCGATCGTGCCCAACCCGTACGAACGGGGAGGGACGAGTGCATCCTGGGACTTCGCCGCGGCCGGAACCCTCTACACGCAGGTGAGCGCGGTGGACATCGCGGCGAGGATCGAGCTCGTCGCCGGCGAACCGGTCCTGGTCGTCACGGAGCGCGTCGACGTGACGTTCGAGGAGGGGGCCGCGCGCGTCCCGCAGTTCGCCCAGCGATTCCCGGCCGAGGTGGACGGCCAGGACATCGGATTCGAGGTTGCCGCGGTGCGCGTCGACGGCGACGCTGTCGACTACAGCGCCTCGCGGGTGGGTGCCCAGACAGAGGTCTCGACGGCTCTGCCACGGGTGCTGGAGGGCGAGCATACGGTCGAGATCGCGTACGCGATCGAGCATCCGGTCACCGTCGGCGTCGGATCGCCGGTGTCGGGACACGACGAAGAGACGGTGCAGCGGATCCGCTGGAGTGCGCTGCTGGACGGGTGGGAGAGCGGATGGGGGCATCCGTCGGCGCCGTCGGCACGCGTCTCGATCGCCATTCCGGATGACCTCGCCGAGACAGCACTGTCCGCCGGATGGCTACGGGAGGACCCGGACACCGCCGAGGAGGCGCGGGACTGGCGGGAATCGGGATTCCCGTTCGGCACGGCCGTCGAGGAGCTGGAGCGTGGGCTCCCGGACTCTGACGCCAGCGGGACTCTGACCGAGGAGCAGATCACGGAGGGGTCCGTGGTCACTCACGTGCTCGAGACAGCCGAGGGGGAGTACGGATATCCCACCTCCGGCACCTACTCCGGCCTCGGTGTCCTGCTGGAGTTCCCCGCCGGGTCCTTCACCGTCGACCGGGCCGGGTGGACGCAGCATCGCCTGTCCCAGGTGTTCCCGATCGTGCTCGTCGGCGTCCTCACCGCCGCGGCTCTCGCACTCGCGGTGCTGGCCGCGGTTGTCGTCCGTGTCCGCCGATCCCGTCGGTTTTCCCGCGGCACGTTCCGCGAGGCGATGTGGGTGCTCCCCCCGGCGTTCGCGGTCGCCGCCCTGATCGTGTTCTTCTGGGCGACGGCCGACATGCCGTCGGACTGGCGGGAGTTCCCGGCTCTCGCGGGGGGAGCGCTCACGGCGATCGCCGCGAGCGTGGCCGGCTGGATCCTCGTGCGCCCGGAGGCCTCCCGCGCTCGCGCTCGGACCGACGCGGACGTCAGAGCGGAGTGA
- a CDS encoding MOSC N-terminal beta barrel domain-containing protein → MPTVTALFRYPVKGFTPEALTALEIDADGRVRGDRVLAFRFADAVTPDSDGGLDHWPKARGLSLMRFASLARLRTTFDAAERRLRIHDDEEGLVLDTVLDDEGRRKAAGGSPAPPTPVFSVRTASCPSTSSATG, encoded by the coding sequence GTGCCCACGGTCACCGCTCTCTTCCGCTACCCGGTCAAGGGCTTCACACCCGAGGCGCTGACCGCTCTCGAGATCGACGCCGACGGTCGCGTGCGAGGCGATCGGGTACTGGCCTTCCGGTTCGCCGACGCCGTGACGCCCGATTCCGACGGCGGGCTCGATCACTGGCCGAAGGCGCGCGGCCTCTCGCTCATGCGCTTCGCCTCTCTCGCGAGGCTGCGCACGACGTTCGACGCCGCAGAGCGGCGCCTGCGCATCCACGACGACGAGGAAGGCCTCGTGCTCGACACGGTCCTCGACGATGAGGGTCGCCGAAAGGCGGCGGGTGGCTCACCCGCACCGCCGACGCCCGTCTTCTCCGTGCGGACGGCGTCATGCCCCTCCACCTCATCGGCGACGGGCTGA
- a CDS encoding isochorismatase family protein, whose amino-acid sequence MSTALFIVDVQNDFTEGGALGVEGGDDVARRISEYVAAHRDDYVIVVASRDWHDGDNDNGGHFADGEPDFVDTWPVHCVAGTAGAEYDDHFDTTGVTHHLKKGRGEPAYSLFEGETDDGRTAVQLLEEHGVLDIDVVGIATDYCVRASALDAIAAGRRVRVLTDLVAGVAPDSSDRALAEIAHAGGALAASVD is encoded by the coding sequence ATGAGCACGGCCTTGTTCATCGTCGACGTCCAGAACGATTTCACCGAGGGCGGCGCCCTCGGGGTGGAAGGCGGTGACGACGTCGCCCGCCGCATCAGTGAGTATGTCGCCGCCCATCGCGACGACTATGTCATCGTCGTCGCGTCGCGGGACTGGCACGACGGCGACAACGACAACGGCGGTCACTTCGCCGACGGCGAGCCCGACTTCGTCGACACGTGGCCCGTCCATTGCGTCGCCGGAACGGCGGGCGCCGAGTACGACGACCATTTCGACACGACGGGTGTGACCCATCACCTCAAGAAGGGCAGGGGGGAGCCCGCGTACTCGCTGTTCGAAGGCGAGACCGACGACGGCCGCACGGCCGTGCAGCTGCTCGAAGAGCACGGCGTGCTCGACATCGACGTCGTCGGCATCGCCACCGACTATTGCGTTCGCGCATCCGCCCTGGATGCCATCGCCGCGGGTCGACGGGTGCGGGTGCTCACCGACCTGGTCGCCGGGGTCGCGCCCGACTCGAGCGACCGCGCCCTCGCCGAGATCGCCCACGCCGGCGGCGCGCTCGCCGCGTCTGTGGATTGA
- a CDS encoding DNA-directed RNA polymerase subunit beta, which produces MSDESREFHKPVRRPAELFDRLYSAQDPAEVSRAAHSTAQALLSRVRDEPDAAVVDRLVTFTDDHGIDDIAELWSRSPASSLPGALWRLYLLQLMIHDDPGTAALLYERGRAELASADDVVAGAPTPAGPEELVALIDVILRGAFSGDFAVALERAAAFCRIQAAGSTHLADDYEPTESDRASALTRRALRLSDYGTDLATCAGLWRRETLT; this is translated from the coding sequence ATGAGTGACGAGTCCCGGGAATTCCACAAGCCCGTGCGGCGCCCCGCGGAGCTGTTCGATCGGCTCTACTCGGCGCAGGACCCGGCTGAGGTCTCGCGCGCCGCACACTCGACCGCCCAGGCGCTGCTCTCGCGCGTGCGCGACGAGCCGGATGCGGCGGTCGTCGACCGCCTGGTGACCTTCACCGACGACCACGGGATCGACGACATCGCCGAGCTGTGGTCGCGTTCGCCGGCGTCGAGCCTGCCGGGCGCGCTGTGGCGGCTGTACCTGCTGCAGCTGATGATCCACGACGATCCCGGCACGGCGGCGCTGCTGTACGAGCGCGGGCGCGCGGAGCTCGCCTCCGCCGACGACGTCGTCGCGGGTGCTCCCACGCCTGCCGGGCCGGAGGAGCTGGTCGCGCTCATCGACGTCATCCTGCGCGGCGCGTTCAGCGGGGACTTCGCGGTGGCGTTGGAGCGTGCGGCGGCGTTCTGCCGCATCCAGGCTGCCGGATCCACCCACCTCGCCGACGACTACGAGCCGACGGAGTCCGACCGTGCGAGTGCGCTCACGCGCCGAGCGCTCCGCCTGTCCGACTACGGCACCGATCTCGCGACCTGCGCCGGCCTGTGGCGACGCGAGACCCTCACGTGA
- a CDS encoding MOSC domain-containing protein → MPLHLIGDGLTSRFQDRARGYVSLHGAASVHAVADAAPVAIDDRRFRSNIVIGDTHAWEELSWRGSLRIGGMEFDIERPIGRCAAITVNPDTGVRDARLLGLLTKEFAQSEPTLGVLLLPRHGGGTIRVGDDVTPL, encoded by the coding sequence ATGCCCCTCCACCTCATCGGCGACGGGCTGACCTCGCGCTTCCAGGACCGCGCCCGCGGATATGTGTCGCTGCACGGAGCCGCGTCGGTGCACGCGGTGGCGGATGCCGCGCCGGTCGCCATCGACGATCGCCGTTTTCGATCGAACATCGTCATCGGAGACACCCACGCCTGGGAGGAGCTGAGCTGGCGCGGATCGCTGCGCATCGGCGGGATGGAGTTCGACATCGAGCGGCCCATCGGCCGCTGTGCGGCGATCACCGTCAATCCCGACACGGGCGTTCGGGATGCGCGCCTCCTCGGCCTGCTCACGAAGGAGTTCGCCCAATCGGAGCCGACCCTGGGTGTTCTCCTGCTCCCCCGACACGGTGGCGGGACCATCCGGGTCGGAGACGACGTCACTCCGCTCTGA
- a CDS encoding EamA family transporter, with protein sequence MFAALIAFTGALVYGSADFLGGLAARRLRSIVVTAVAAATGLLALLAALPLVGGAWLSTDVMWGLLSGMLGVVAIVLLYACLAIGPMSILSPLTAVVTAIAPMSWGLLVQGEAFSALGYAGLAIALVAVILVGFIPGEKVVRPSLRGLLMALGAGAAIGAFLIALDQTSEASGLVPLVVNRATSTVITGAVVLGMVVIARRRGRPATHALLPVGARVGAAPSGHVDLEHAGGAPTAAGRGPQISPWWLAIGCGLLDVGANVAALVALRSGDLAVVSALTALYPAGTILLAALVLRERVAGVQWIGLVLALVAGGMLAVG encoded by the coding sequence ATGTTCGCCGCGCTGATCGCCTTCACCGGGGCCCTCGTCTACGGCTCCGCCGACTTCCTCGGCGGGCTGGCCGCACGACGTCTGCGGTCCATCGTCGTCACCGCGGTCGCAGCCGCCACCGGTCTCCTCGCCCTCCTCGCCGCCCTGCCGCTCGTCGGCGGCGCTTGGCTGAGCACCGATGTGATGTGGGGACTGCTCTCAGGCATGCTCGGCGTCGTCGCCATCGTGCTCCTCTACGCGTGCCTCGCGATCGGGCCGATGAGCATCCTCTCGCCGCTGACAGCCGTCGTGACGGCGATCGCCCCGATGTCGTGGGGGCTGCTCGTTCAGGGCGAGGCCTTCAGCGCCCTGGGCTACGCCGGGCTCGCGATCGCGCTCGTCGCGGTCATCCTGGTGGGATTCATCCCCGGCGAGAAGGTGGTCCGCCCGAGCCTCCGCGGCCTCCTGATGGCCCTGGGCGCCGGCGCCGCGATCGGCGCGTTCCTCATCGCGCTCGATCAGACCAGCGAGGCGAGCGGTCTCGTTCCCCTCGTCGTCAACCGCGCGACGAGCACCGTCATCACCGGCGCCGTGGTGCTCGGCATGGTCGTCATCGCCCGGCGGCGCGGGCGGCCGGCGACGCACGCTCTTCTGCCCGTCGGCGCGCGCGTGGGTGCCGCGCCGAGCGGCCACGTCGACCTCGAGCACGCCGGCGGGGCCCCGACGGCGGCTGGGCGCGGTCCGCAGATCTCACCCTGGTGGCTGGCGATCGGATGCGGGCTGCTCGACGTGGGAGCGAACGTCGCAGCCCTCGTGGCGCTGCGATCGGGGGACCTCGCGGTGGTCTCCGCCCTCACGGCGCTCTACCCCGCCGGCACGATCCTCCTCGCCGCGCTCGTGCTCCGGGAGCGCGTCGCGGGCGTGCAGTGGATCGGCCTCGTTCTGGCGCTCGTCGCCGGCGGGATGCTCGCGGTCGGCTGA
- a CDS encoding MMPL family transporter: MSSPQHVRRTPPRWARVGIPIVLVLVWLIGGSIGGPYFGKVDEVATNDQSSFLPESADATQVSERLPDFLGDDTIPAVVVVTGDGALSDDDLAEISDLSDEIADLPGVVDGVSPPIVSEDEEAAQIFVPIDSSGEVRETVEEIRDLIEADLSDGMQGWVTGPAGFTSDLTEGFLGIDGLLLAVALIAVFVILVIVYRSPLLPILVLLTSVFALCVALLVVWWLAFADVFVLNGQVQGILFILVIGAATDYALLYVARFREAAGEGLGRWDAALRAWRGAFEPILASGGTVIAGLLCLLLSDLATNRALGPIASIGIVFSMLSALTFLPALLALFGRAAFWPFIPKAPPAQIPDDLTQPVAGFWQRQARLVARHARPVWIISTVVLLAAAVGVTQLKADGVATSDLVLGASEARDGQDVLAEHFPAGSGSPVYVIVPESDLGAAAEVLDENEGVDAVAVASEDSPTGQAGVVVDGGEATIEAFGPPGSAAPEPTLSDGDVLLIGTLTDAADSVAAEDTVRDLRIAYDEELGEGTALVGGVTATDIDSNDTSIRDRTVIIPVVLAVILVILMLLLRAVLAPVLLVASVILSFGSALGVSALVFNGVFAFPGADPAVPLYGFVFLVALGVDYNIFLMSRVREESLVHGTRRGILRGLVATGGVITSAGLVLAATFAALGVIPILFLAQIAFIVAFGVLLDTFVVRSLLVPALSYDIGRAIWWPSKLARREDSARGGASGAGSSGDGQPAEELTADDGHALTRAEYRRTLEE, encoded by the coding sequence ATGTCCTCGCCGCAGCACGTCCGACGCACGCCCCCACGATGGGCGCGTGTCGGCATCCCGATCGTCCTCGTTCTCGTCTGGCTCATCGGCGGCTCCATCGGGGGCCCGTACTTCGGAAAGGTCGACGAGGTCGCCACCAACGACCAGTCCAGCTTCCTTCCCGAGAGCGCCGACGCCACGCAGGTCTCCGAACGGCTGCCGGACTTCCTCGGCGACGACACCATCCCGGCCGTCGTGGTCGTCACCGGCGACGGCGCCCTCTCCGACGACGACCTCGCGGAGATCAGCGATCTCTCCGACGAGATCGCGGACCTTCCCGGCGTCGTGGACGGCGTCTCCCCGCCGATCGTGTCGGAGGACGAGGAGGCGGCGCAGATCTTCGTGCCGATCGATTCGTCGGGCGAGGTGCGCGAGACGGTCGAGGAGATCCGCGACCTCATCGAGGCGGACCTGTCCGACGGCATGCAGGGCTGGGTCACCGGCCCGGCCGGGTTCACCTCCGATCTCACCGAGGGCTTCCTCGGCATCGACGGCCTGCTCCTCGCGGTGGCCCTGATCGCGGTGTTCGTGATCCTCGTGATCGTCTATCGATCCCCCCTCCTGCCGATCCTCGTGCTGCTCACGAGCGTGTTCGCGCTGTGCGTCGCGCTGCTGGTCGTGTGGTGGCTCGCGTTCGCCGACGTCTTCGTCTTGAACGGCCAGGTGCAGGGCATCCTCTTCATCCTCGTGATCGGCGCGGCGACCGACTACGCCCTGCTCTACGTCGCCCGGTTCCGCGAGGCCGCGGGTGAGGGACTCGGGCGCTGGGATGCGGCCCTGCGGGCCTGGCGCGGGGCGTTCGAGCCCATACTCGCGTCCGGCGGCACCGTGATCGCCGGACTCCTGTGCCTGCTGCTCAGCGACCTCGCGACCAACCGCGCCCTCGGTCCCATCGCCTCCATCGGCATCGTCTTCTCGATGCTGTCCGCCCTGACCTTCCTGCCGGCGCTGCTGGCGCTGTTCGGTCGAGCAGCATTCTGGCCGTTCATCCCGAAGGCGCCTCCCGCGCAGATCCCCGACGATCTGACCCAGCCGGTCGCCGGATTCTGGCAGCGGCAGGCGCGCCTGGTCGCGCGTCACGCGCGCCCCGTCTGGATCATCAGCACGGTCGTCCTTCTCGCCGCCGCCGTGGGCGTCACGCAGCTGAAGGCCGACGGCGTCGCCACCAGCGACCTCGTGCTCGGCGCCTCCGAGGCGCGCGATGGGCAGGACGTGCTCGCCGAGCACTTCCCGGCAGGGTCGGGAAGCCCGGTGTACGTGATCGTCCCCGAGTCCGATCTGGGCGCGGCCGCCGAGGTGCTCGACGAGAACGAGGGTGTGGATGCCGTCGCCGTCGCGAGCGAGGATTCGCCCACCGGCCAGGCCGGTGTCGTCGTCGATGGCGGCGAGGCCACGATCGAGGCGTTCGGACCCCCGGGATCCGCGGCGCCGGAGCCGACCCTCTCCGACGGCGACGTGCTCCTGATCGGAACCCTCACCGACGCAGCCGATTCGGTCGCCGCGGAGGACACCGTGCGCGACCTGCGCATCGCGTACGACGAGGAGCTGGGGGAGGGAACGGCCCTCGTCGGCGGGGTGACGGCGACCGACATCGACTCGAACGACACCTCGATCCGCGACCGGACGGTGATCATCCCGGTCGTCCTGGCGGTGATCCTCGTCATCCTCATGCTGCTCCTGCGGGCGGTGCTGGCCCCGGTGCTGCTGGTGGCGAGCGTCATCCTCTCCTTCGGGTCGGCCCTCGGCGTATCGGCTCTCGTCTTCAACGGCGTCTTCGCCTTCCCGGGCGCCGATCCGGCCGTGCCGCTGTACGGATTCGTCTTCCTCGTCGCCCTCGGCGTGGACTACAACATCTTCCTCATGTCGAGAGTGAGGGAGGAGTCGCTGGTCCACGGCACACGGCGCGGGATCCTGCGCGGACTCGTCGCCACCGGCGGGGTGATCACCTCCGCCGGCCTCGTTCTGGCGGCCACGTTCGCCGCGCTCGGGGTCATCCCGATCCTGTTCCTCGCTCAGATCGCCTTCATCGTGGCGTTCGGTGTGCTGCTGGACACCTTCGTCGTGCGCTCCCTTCTCGTTCCGGCGCTGTCGTACGACATCGGCCGGGCGATCTGGTGGCCCTCGAAGCTCGCGCGGCGCGAGGACTCGGCGCGCGGCGGCGCATCCGGAGCGGGCTCGTCGGGTGACGGGCAGCCGGCGGAGGAACTCACGGCCGACGACGGCCATGCCCTGACACGAGCGGAGTACCGGCGTACGCTCGAAGAATGA
- a CDS encoding anti-sigma factor has protein sequence MNRNEFAELSAGHALHALSADDERAYEAALAANPEWQHIAAADADAAALLGSAVPIVEPPTAIREALFARIAETPQVPKAPASPPVQPSTAPRTEAIQTVARQKWMRGMFALAASLVLLVALGFGAVTINEYLTRPASVVALQQIEDAPDSEATTAELVNGEGAVTAYWSESLGQAVLVSDDLPDLGDDQTYELWFVRGEGPVSAGLYSPADSDEPALLEGQFEPGDALAVTIEPAGGSPTGQPSTDPIVVIPTA, from the coding sequence GTGAATCGGAACGAGTTCGCGGAGCTGTCGGCGGGGCACGCGTTGCACGCCCTGTCGGCCGACGACGAGCGCGCGTACGAAGCCGCGCTCGCCGCAAACCCGGAATGGCAGCACATCGCCGCCGCCGACGCCGATGCCGCGGCCCTGCTGGGCTCTGCCGTCCCCATCGTCGAGCCGCCCACGGCGATTCGCGAGGCACTCTTCGCCCGCATCGCCGAGACACCGCAGGTCCCCAAGGCACCGGCATCACCGCCGGTCCAGCCGTCGACGGCGCCGCGCACCGAAGCCATCCAGACCGTCGCACGGCAGAAGTGGATGCGCGGCATGTTCGCGCTCGCCGCGTCGCTCGTGCTGCTGGTGGCGCTCGGCTTCGGCGCGGTCACGATCAACGAGTACCTCACGCGGCCGGCATCCGTCGTCGCGCTCCAGCAGATCGAGGACGCCCCGGATTCGGAGGCGACGACTGCCGAGCTCGTCAACGGCGAGGGTGCGGTCACGGCCTACTGGTCGGAGTCGCTGGGACAGGCCGTGCTCGTCTCCGACGATCTGCCCGACCTCGGCGACGACCAGACGTACGAGCTGTGGTTCGTGCGCGGGGAGGGTCCGGTATCGGCCGGCCTCTACAGTCCCGCAGACAGCGACGAGCCCGCGCTCCTGGAGGGCCAGTTCGAGCCGGGAGATGCCCTCGCGGTGACGATCGAACCCGCCGGCGGATCGCCGACCGGACAGCCGTCGACCGATCCGATCGTGGTCATCCCCACGGCGTGA
- the sigK gene encoding ECF RNA polymerase sigma factor SigK: MLERMVIDGVDVPEDGSDRTDHVAELLERIAGGDQSAFTALYGMLSSRVFGLILRVLVDRSQSEEVLQEVFLEVWQSAAKFAPKKGQGRSWVLTIAHRRAVDRVRSSQASSDRDVRAGIRDLGVAYDGVAEQVELKLEGRRVSTALSALPDPQREAIVLAYYGGYSQSEIAAMTGSPLGTVKTRMRDGLSRLRVEMGVKA; the protein is encoded by the coding sequence ATGCTGGAGCGTATGGTCATTGACGGCGTCGACGTCCCCGAGGACGGCAGCGACCGCACCGATCACGTCGCCGAACTCCTCGAACGCATCGCCGGAGGCGACCAGAGCGCGTTCACCGCGCTGTACGGCATGCTCTCCTCGCGCGTTTTCGGTCTCATCCTGCGTGTGCTCGTCGACCGATCGCAGAGTGAAGAGGTCCTTCAGGAAGTGTTTCTGGAGGTGTGGCAATCCGCCGCGAAGTTCGCTCCGAAGAAAGGGCAAGGAAGGTCGTGGGTGCTCACGATCGCCCATCGCCGAGCCGTCGACCGCGTGCGGTCGTCGCAGGCGAGCAGCGATCGCGACGTCCGCGCCGGCATCCGTGACCTCGGAGTGGCATACGACGGGGTCGCGGAGCAGGTCGAACTGAAGCTCGAAGGACGACGCGTCTCGACGGCTCTGTCGGCCCTTCCCGACCCTCAGCGCGAGGCCATCGTCCTGGCGTACTACGGGGGTTACAGTCAAAGCGAGATCGCGGCGATGACAGGATCGCCGCTGGGAACGGTCAAGACCAGGATGCGCGACGGTCTGTCGCGGCTACGGGTCGAGATGGGGGTGAAAGCGTGA
- a CDS encoding fasciclin domain-containing protein, which produces MLTKKSHITAGLSLAVAATFALSACSGSTSSETMDEDMPTEETTAPMEDDAMEEDTMDPAAMLVGPGCADYAEAVPDGAGSVEGMAMDPVAVAASNNPLLTTLTAAVSGELNPDVNLVDTLNGDEFTVFAPVDDAFAQIDEATIETLSTDSELLTSILTYHVVPGQLSPDEVVGTQTTVQGGDVEVTGSGDELMVNDAMVICGGVQTANATVYLIDSVLMP; this is translated from the coding sequence ATGCTCACCAAGAAGTCGCACATCACTGCTGGTCTCTCGCTCGCCGTCGCCGCGACGTTCGCGCTGTCGGCCTGTTCCGGCTCCACGTCGTCGGAGACGATGGACGAGGACATGCCCACCGAAGAGACCACCGCCCCCATGGAGGACGACGCCATGGAGGAAGACACCATGGACCCCGCCGCCATGCTCGTCGGCCCGGGCTGCGCCGACTACGCGGAAGCCGTTCCGGACGGCGCGGGCTCGGTCGAGGGCATGGCCATGGATCCCGTCGCGGTCGCCGCGTCGAACAACCCGCTCCTGACCACGCTCACCGCGGCCGTCAGTGGCGAGCTGAACCCCGACGTCAACCTCGTCGACACCCTGAACGGCGACGAGTTCACCGTCTTCGCGCCCGTCGACGACGCGTTCGCCCAGATCGACGAGGCCACGATCGAGACGCTCTCCACCGACTCGGAGCTGCTCACCTCGATCCTCACGTACCACGTCGTTCCCGGGCAGCTGAGCCCCGACGAGGTCGTCGGAACCCAGACCACGGTCCAGGGTGGCGACGTCGAGGTCACCGGCTCGGGTGACGAGCTGATGGTCAACGACGCGATGGTCATCTGCGGTGGCGTTCAGACCGCCAACGCGACCGTGTACCTCATCGACTCGGTTCTGATGCCGTAA